Sequence from the Microplitis demolitor isolate Queensland-Clemson2020A chromosome 2, iyMicDemo2.1a, whole genome shotgun sequence genome:
cATGACCTCGATTGAGACAAATGTATCTTTCGATAGAGCATTTATAAGCTCGGTCGACGTTACTGATAAAGGCTGTGgtggctaaaaaaaatttctatttaaggTAAAGGGCCCAGGTATTGACACTGTCTTAGTTGCTGACActttcaactttattttaaatttaaaaaaaaaattgactcggatagaaaaataaatttggttttaattttaaaaaactcatgCTATAGCTAATTAATAAagatgacaaaaatttttaaaccaggGGTAGCTGTGACCATTTTTTAGTCAGAGTTCTGGCGAATCGGAATTACGATAAATTCtcgcaattttaaatttgccaTCATTTCCGTCGATTTCCGGTAAAAATGTGgcaatttaccgtaaattactgTGCGATACTTcactttacggtaaaatatcACAGGCTTGCTGCAATTTTACGATAAAAGACCGCAGGTTTGCCGCAAAATCGCCGTAGTTTTGCCGTAAGAGGGCGTACGTTCACCGTAAAATGACGTAATTTACTGCAATTATTCCGAATACcaacaatttaaattcaaaaatttaattttttgttactaattcaaataatatttaccttCATAGAAAACTGAATAAGATTAGCGAAGATATTGGCTAAACATTTGAAACAAGCTGCTGATAAATCATCATTCGGATTCTGGAATGCTTGGTTACGAATCTTATTCAAAATATCTCTATCCGTAATATTAGACGGAACaactaaaacattttacatATAAAGTAATActtgaagtaaaaatttgaaaaaataaaaataattaaacgttACCTCTGCTGTCGTTTGCAGCTGAAGCGAccaaaaacattttatttgttaatgtAATCAACAAATTcttaatgtttaaattaacttCCGCATCGctgctaaaaattttgatgaaactTCCAACGCATTGGATCGCAAGATCAACAGGAAATTTATCAGTCGATAATTTATTTGCCAGGTTTAAAAATCCTTCGAGATTATGCTCTGAAAATGAAAAGTttataagagaaaaatataaataaggatttttaaaaattattttaataccattttcttttttataagtaattaaaacatGAGGGACTTCCTGCCACACAATTTGCATAAAATCATAGTTGGGATTATTATCTTTTgcgattttaattaaatctttgcAAGCTCGCTCTACTACATCTTTGGTTCCAGTTTTTAAAgcattctgtaaaaaaataaaattgcttaaaaatatttatagattattcgattgattttttattcaaaaatttgttttaaatttcaaggaaaatttataggtgtcgattaagtttaaaaataaaaaacaaaattgtagttttgaaaaataaacattagctttcaataataatttttggtttaatcaaattctatatatttattcaatatcaAATTGACAAATCTAATTTGACAGCAACCAAATCGaatttttagatattaaataaattttactaccatagaaatgtttttatttatcgaaataACAATTtgatattgaataaaaaaaagtcgaataagacataaaaaaaagatcttaCGATGAGAGAACCAACGACGACGTGCCTGTGACTTGCATCGACTAACGCATGTACGTCACCGTCAGTTTTCAGCCATAATTTAACAACTTGATGCTGAATTTCTCGTGGAAATATTGAATTCTGAAGCACAGTGACAACCAAAGCCGGATAACATATGTAGCATTTTTCTACTCCTACTTTTTCGAGGATTTCAATAAGATGAGCTAAAGCATCCGGTAAACATTTATCTGAATCTCCCGTCTTCCTTTCCAGCATCCATAcctaaaaaaaagatattaactgtaaaaaaatattataataaagtgaaaaaatctatttcctgactgttttttcaaataaattgactgaatcaatttcattttaaattaaagtataaaattttaaatactaacaGAAATAAGAAACCAAATAATTTGTACTGTAGGCACTTGTGGTAAATTTTCAACcgatagttttaaaattttttgtgtcaatGGTATCCGGCTGATGACTTCAATCATTTGTGAGCTGAAAAAAATCAgtcttgtaataaaaatagagaaaaaaatgaaaaattattaaaataaaaaaaattttactctgcAGTCGCATGGTAATGAAAGTAAATGCAAAAAAGAACAGCATCAGCGCACGCTGAATCGCTTGTCAATTTCCCAGATTCCGCGTAAGATATGagtccattaaaaataaatttacagaaTGCTCGTGGGCCATCTTGCCACTGATCCATTGACAAATTATTGTTTGCAAGATCCGTCAAAATGTAAGCAAGACATTTACAAATTGAATTTCTGCTATCAATCaacgattgattttttattttctcaagaaaatatttcaagtatCCTTGGATTGACAAAtccaatgaaaattttttaacacggtctgtattttttttttcctgataCAATACAGTCAAAGATGTAACaaaaggttttaaaaaatcttcaaattCATCGCTGGATTCATCTATTTCCTGTTGaagaaaattagtttttgttaATGAGGGGACGGGGGGGGGGGCTTGAGGAAAtactttcataaaattttgggagTACCCCCTCCCTTCTGACCCCTTCAtctctttaaattaataattaaatttgaaaatattactttGAAATTAGGGATGACAATTTGCAACATCGTTTTGCACGTAATatctaaaatacttttaaatatttccaatcTTTCATGACAATTACTTGCACACGAGTCTTCCGAGTCACTACTTAGTGATCCTGTATCTTCATTAGTAACActaataacaaaaatgttaattacaattaattttatagcattcaattataagtttatatttaaataataaatttatttcaaatactgACTTAATTCCTGTGCAGCAAATATTGACAGCAGTTTTAAAAAGAAAGTTGAATGATTCTTTGGctttgttatttttctctaacttaataattttcgaaatcacatttaaaatatctttataaaaTGTCTGGATCATCAGTAATCTGTCTAGACTAATTGTAGCAAAATCGACACCACTgagaatagtaaaaaaaagattcccGACGCTAACAATCTTAGCAGCATCAGAAACTAGagctttaatatttaaactgtcgataaatataaataactgaTCGATGTACTCAATAATTCTCAaaggaaatttgaatttctgagccctgataaaaaattaactgaatatttaatttaattcacttgcaaaaaaaaaaaaaataataaataaataaatttgcagtttaaaattacctataaaatatcaaagaaagAGTATGAgccattattttcaaaataggCTGCTCTGTTATTGCATTTCTGGCGAGAAATGATCCagtttctattattttcataataacaGAAGTCGCtacattgtttttataaaaatattcatgttCTGATAACATTTCCCAGCATACTAATATAGATCTACACAAgtaacaaaaaagttttatttttttataagaaacagaatttttccaaattatttttcatcacgGCGAAGAAAGTTCAAAATGCTGTCCAGTTTAGCGAAAAGAAAGTGACATTCTTCCATTATAAgaaatctaattaaataaattaatttacgtgCCGATGGCTCTTAAGTTGGCAGACAATcaacaattttcgaatttttttttttcaatagtttaatttaaaaaataaaaaaactatgcacttgtagaaaaattaaaaaactacaggtgcaattttttcaaatatttttttttacaatttatcgtttttactaaaattcaaaaactattataCTTTGGTAAACTTCAGCATCATGCCGATTTTCTCTTAAATAATGGaggaaatttaaacttttaagtgGAAATCTGATGAAAAGATGGGAAAACACAACACAGAAGGTAGGGTGGCCTAATCCGCGTTTGCTGTAGATGATTATATGCGCGGGTTAAAATGTCCTACTTTCCCCCCTTGGATGGATATTAACGTTCAGTTTTACTTACCGTTGAAGATTTTCATTGTTCTGAGCCAAATTATATGTTAAGATGATAGCGATGTCAGCtgatattatatttacaatagaTAAGGCTCGGGTTTCTCCATCAAgtgaattgatttttttaatgagttgATTAATTACTGCAACCtggttaaattcaaaaaagttgtaaattattaataaagtaagaCCCAAGAACTAGCACCCGATCAGAGAACTGATACTGGATCGGGATTGTGTAAAAATACTCTACCTTCTTTGATTGATTCGTTAATAGCAATTTTTTACGAATTTcttcaatcattttatttaattattacatgaATTATTTGAACGAATTAATTACGTTGTAATTGTTAACGGTTTCttcaattatcaaaatgaaGCCGTTATGGGGATCACTTATAAAGTGCGACTTGCGAGTGCTTTGTCTTTGTGCTTGTCACTTGTTTTTTGTTGAGGGCGCTGgtgttgaatttatatttgaatttgaaaaattagcgggaaaattaaattctttgaaatcataactttttaaatttaaaaatcaatgtgataataaaataaaaataatatatattaattttaaatataacttttattaattt
This genomic interval carries:
- the LOC103579730 gene encoding uncharacterized protein LOC103579730, translating into MIEEIRKKLLLTNQSKKVAVINQLIKKINSLDGETRALSIVNIISADIAIILTYNLAQNNENLQRSILVCWEMLSEHEYFYKNNVATSVIMKIIETGSFLARNAITEQPILKIMAHTLSLIFYRAQKFKFPLRIIEYIDQLFIFIDSLNIKALVSDAAKIVSVGNLFFTILSGVDFATISLDRLLMIQTFYKDILNVISKIIKLEKNNKAKESFNFLFKTAVNICCTGINVTNEDTGSLSSDSEDSCASNCHERLEIFKSILDITCKTMLQIVIPNFKEIDESSDEFEDFLKPFVTSLTVLYQEKKNTDRVKKFSLDLSIQGYLKYFLEKIKNQSLIDSRNSICKCLAYILTDLANNNLSMDQWQDGPRAFCKFIFNGLISYAESGKLTSDSACADAVLFCIYFHYHATADSQMIEVISRIPLTQKILKLSVENLPQVPTVQIIWFLISVWMLERKTGDSDKCLPDALAHLIEILEKVGVEKCYICYPALVVTVLQNSIFPREIQHQVVKLWLKTDGDVHALVDASHRHVVVGSLINALKTGTKDVVERACKDLIKIAKDNNPNYDFMQIVWQEVPHVLITYKKENEHNLEGFLNLANKLSTDKFPVDLAIQCVGSFIKIFSSDAEVNLNIKNLLITLTNKMFLVASAANDSRVVPSNITDRDILNKIRNQAFQNPNDDLSAACFKCLANIFANLIQFSMKPPQPLSVTSTELINALSKDTFVSIEVMMFLNIIFMSQKNFRDYAIIDFCQENVEEDLYDIFYTMIQTHNNAVPVKWKFTFNCLTNFLIFIKLNYPTALYSCCDDINIHLTVIRTIDNNYAQSEFFKFVNLWLEHGLQSHSSFVDGTFKLNRMKIYSQDNFEFESTFEKALKQLKTFIEKLDTSNDIPVIFLKILKHKISLFV